ATCTCGTCGATCTTTTTCATCGAAGCCATGATCTGATCCATATAAGCGCCATAAAAAGGGTATAGGTTTTCAGGACTCGCTTCAAAAAGCCATTGTATCTGTTGGTATTTGTAAATATTAGTAGCGAGGTAATCTCTCGTGAGCGATTCAAGTTCGAATCCTAGCATGCGTAGCAATATCGCTGAGGCAAAGCCTGTACGGTCTGTACCGCCTTGGCAATGAAAAATCATCGGAAGGTTTTTCTCATCGGCAAAAATCCTCAAAAATGCGCCGAATTGCTCATTGCCTTGCGTGACAAAATCTTCATAGCTGTCAATGTTAAGTTGCATGACATCCAGATTTAAGCCAGTCAACAAGCTGTCAACTTTCTTAAACTGGCCAGACATGAACCATTCCATCATTTTTGCATGATCTTCAGGACTTAATTTTCCTCCAAACTTATTTCCCGGATCGCCTATAGGTAAGACTTGGGTATTGGAAACAGTATTGATTTTCTTGCTGGGCTTTTTGTCTATTTCTTGTTCTGTTCTGAAATCCACAATGGTTTTGATTCCTAGTTCTTCTAGTTTTTTGATATCTGAAGCACTTAACTCATTCAGGTTGTCGGAACGATAGACTTTATTTTCTTTCAGCAAGATATTTTCTTTAGAACTAGCTCCCGGAATCCTGAAGTTTACAGCACCTTCGAGAATTTTTTCTACTTTGACAGGTTCGCAGGGTACATTGATTCCTAATTCATCACGACAGCCGTAAGTAGCGCGGGTGAGAGTTTTTTGAGGAGAGTCATTTTCATTGATAGCTCCATTGCCTTTGTAGTTTTTATTGAGAAATATTCCTGTGCCCAGAACGCCCTTGTTCCAGTTGGGTTGCCAGCATAGGGGAGTGGATTGTCCATGCGCTCTGTCGACTACGCGCACGTTGATTCTTACATCTTTCCAGTCTCCATTTTGTCTTTTCTTGATGACTTTTTTAGGAAAACGGAATTCTGCTTGATAGCCTTTTTCTGTTAGTGTGTATTTTCCGTCAGCATCTTTGGGCAAAATGATTTTGTAGGCAACATCGCCGGATTCTCCCGTAATCGGCATAGCCAATACAGTCCATTCTCTTCTGATAAGTCCGGCATTGTCTCCGCTATTGAATGCGCTGACCGATCGATCATTATAGTCAAACTGAATCATGATGGATTCGGCATTGGCCAAATCTTTTCCTCCCGAAAAATCAATAATGGGGTCAATTACATTCACTCCGAAATAAAGAAATTCTCCCTGATCAACAACACCAAATTCATAATGCATTTTTGTGTTTTGATCTGGATCAGAAACTTTGAAAGGCAGGCTTTCCCATTCATCCATCTTGCCATCCACTATGATTTCATTTTTGTTGGAGGAAAATTGATGCAAGGTCTGAGGACTGAATTTTATCATTTGATTCCATTGGTTCGCAACATTTTTCAAGTCGGTGAATTGTAGAGAAGTTTCGAAAGCCAAAGGCGATAAATTTTCGTAATTGATATGCTTGGTTACATTTACGGGTATTGCAATGCTCTTTTTGGTATTGGCAGGTACTACTTCATGTATTTCTACTATTGAAGGAAAAATCTCCGCATGAGCATAAGCTTTCATATCGACTTTCAACTCATAGTTTTGGCTGTTATCCAAGACTAATTCAAGAGCTTCGAGCTGATAGTTTTCGTCTTTGTATTGAGGAGTGAAATATACAGGAGGCCTTTGTTCCAGTTTGGCAAAAATCTCGTTGGATTCTTCCGTGACAAAATCATGTCTTTGAATGCCATCTAATAAAATATTGCTGATGATGGGTTTCCCGTCTTTAAATTGTATAACAG
The Aureibacter tunicatorum DNA segment above includes these coding regions:
- a CDS encoding tyrosine-protein phosphatase, with amino-acid sequence MKRSYFLKGTLLLFAMIYSLTWSMAQDKISVDYRNYTSQPHTALQEKNKDGEFQFAIVSDRTGGHRAGVFKKGIEKINLIQPEFIVSVGDLIEGYTTDEKEINDQWNEFDQFVNHADMPFFYVAGNHDYSNPEMGKVWNKRLGPDYYHFKYQDVLFLCLNSEDEYSKEGYGSISKKQFEYFDKALKQNKDAKWVFLFMHQPLWTQKKSGNWKKLVSSLKNFKHTAFAGHIHDYTSYVVDEANYITLGTTGGGSNMRGKAYGEVDHFTVIQFKDGKPIISNILLDGIQRHDFVTEESNEIFAKLEQRPPVYFTPQYKDENYQLEALELVLDNSQNYELKVDMKAYAHAEIFPSIVEIHEVVPANTKKSIAIPVNVTKHINYENLSPLAFETSLQFTDLKNVANQWNQMIKFSPQTLHQFSSNKNEIIVDGKMDEWESLPFKVSDPDQNTKMHYEFGVVDQGEFLYFGVNVIDPIIDFSGGKDLANAESIMIQFDYNDRSVSAFNSGDNAGLIRREWTVLAMPITGESGDVAYKIILPKDADGKYTLTEKGYQAEFRFPKKVIKKRQNGDWKDVRINVRVVDRAHGQSTPLCWQPNWNKGVLGTGIFLNKNYKGNGAINENDSPQKTLTRATYGCRDELGINVPCEPVKVEKILEGAVNFRIPGASSKENILLKENKVYRSDNLNELSASDIKKLEELGIKTIVDFRTEQEIDKKPSKKINTVSNTQVLPIGDPGNKFGGKLSPEDHAKMMEWFMSGQFKKVDSLLTGLNLDVMQLNIDSYEDFVTQGNEQFGAFLRIFADEKNLPMIFHCQGGTDRTGFASAILLRMLGFELESLTRDYLATNIYKYQQIQWLFEASPENLYPFYGAYMDQIMASMKKIDEIYGSFDNYLKKGLKLTEQEIQSIQQNLLQKPQN